The genomic DNA CCGAGGCGGTCGAGGATTTGTTTGGCTCGACGCATCGCGAGGCCCTCGTGCTCGACACGGAGCGCCGTGTCGCCGGCATTCTGACGCGCACTAACGTTGTGCGGGGCGATCGCCGGCGTGTGGTGCTTGTCGATCACAATGAAGTCGCGCAGTCGGCGCCTGGGGTCGAGGAGGCGGCGGTCATCGAGGTCGTCGATCACCACCGGATCGGTGACATCCAGACGACCGGCCCCATCCTGTTCCTCAACATCCCGGTGGGGGCGACCGCGACGATCGTCGCGCTGCGCTACGAGGAACTCGGCGTGAGCATACCGGTCGCTATGGCCGGGATCCTGCTCGCCGCCGTTCTCACCGATACGGTCCTGCTCAAATCACCCACCACCACCGATACAGATCGTGCTGTGGCCGAACGGCTCGCGCGCAGGGTCGGGGTTGACGCGGCGGAGTTTGGGATGGAGATGTTTCGCGCTCGGGGGGCCGGGCGGGCGTTTTCCGCAGAGCGCGTGGTGAAGGCCGATCTCAAGGAGTATCGTGCCGGCGACAATCTGACGGCGATCGGCCAGATCGAGACGGTCGACATCGCCGAGGTGATGGAGCACGTAGGTGAGGTCAGGCGCGTGATGGAGTCACTTCGCGAGGCGCGCGGATACGACCTCGTACTGCTCATGGTGACCGATGTGGTGCGCGAGGGTAGCGAGATCATTGCGGCCGGGAATATCCGGCTAGCCGAGCGCGCGCTCGGCATCTCGCTCGATGGCGGCTCCGCATGGATGGAGGGCGTGCTCTCCCGGAAGAAGCAGGTCGCGGCCCGGCTCGTCGACGCCGCCGGAGCGTAGGAGGCTACGATGAACGGTCGTCCGCGCTCACTCAAGGGAGTCAACCCGTGGAGTCGCGACCTGGGGCCGGGCTTGGCCGTCGTGGCGGCTGGCGTGGCGTTAGTGCTTTTCCTTGGGCTGACTGCGGCGATTCTGCTATTTCCCGCATTCCAACAGACCGATCAGCGCATCTCGGCGGCAGTGCGCGACGTGCAGGTGCCGGGGCTCATCGCGTTTGCGGAGTTGCTCACCACGCTCGGGGACGTTGTGGTGATGGTGTTGCTCACTGTCGTGGGAGTGTTGCTCCTGCTGCTGAAACGATGGCGAGCGGAGGCTGTGTTGCTCGCGGTGACGATGGCCGTAGGCATGGCGGCTGGCACGGTGCTCAAGGAGGTTGTTGAGCGCGCCCGGCCGGGCATCGAAATCGCACGGATACCAGTGCCGGAGTGCTACTCGTTTCCCTCGGGGCACGCGCTCGCGGCGATTCTGTTCTTCGGAGTGATCGCCTTTGTTGTGTTCGTGCGTGCGGAGCGGGTCAGCGTCAAGTTCGGCGGAATCATCGCGTGCACCCTGCTCGCGGTCGGCGTGGCACTCTCGCGCGTCTACTTAGGCGTGCATTATCTCGGCGACATCGTCGCGTCGTGGTTGCTCGGTTCAGCGTTCCTCACGGTGTTTGTGGCCGGGTATGTCTGGCGGGTTACCGCGCGCGACCGATGATAGTGGCGGAGGCCTCGGGCGCGAAGGCGGCTGTGCCGACCGCCGCGGCCCTCATCGTGCCCGCAGCAAGGTGAGGGTGAACGCCGATCCCTGGTCCGGCTCGGAGGCGACCTCTACCGATCCCGTCGAGCGTTCCGCCACGTGGCGGACGAGCGCGAGCCCGAGTCCGGTGCCGCCGCTGTTGCGCGAGCGAGCCCGATCCACGCGGTAGAAGCGTTCGAAGATTCGCGGCACGTCCTCGGAAGGAATTCCGATCCCGGTGTCTGTCACCGTCAGCCGTACGACGTCGGCGTCAGCTCCGATCGACACAGTAACCGAGCCGCTCTCTGTGTAGGTGATCGCGTTATCGAGCAGGTTGTCGAGCGCGACCGCGACGTCGGTTGGATCCGCTTTCGCGAACACGCCCTCATCACTCACCTCGGTGTCGTCGACGAGAAGCGCGAGACCCCGCTCGCTCGATGCCGCGCGGTGCCCGGCAATGGCGTTATCGACGACCGCACGGATGTCGGTCACGCTTTCCGGGGCGGGGGTAGATTCGAGCCGGGAGAGGTCGAGGAGGTCGGTCACCAGGCGGCTGAGACGGGCTGACTCCTGTTCGATCCGGCTCGCAAACGTGAGCGCCTGGTCGGTATCGCCATCCTCGGCGGCGTGCATCGCGGATTCGGCGAGCAGGTGAATCGCCGCCACGGGGGTCTTGAGCTCGTGACTTGCGTTTGCCACGAAGTCGCGGCGTACGCGCTCGAGCCGCGTGCGCTCCGTCGTGTCGCTCACGACCACGAGGGTTCGGCCGTGGCGCTCGGTGGGATTGAGGGGCATCACGACTACTCGCACGGTGCGGCCGGAAGGGTCGGGCAGGCATTCCTCGGTGGTCGCCTCGGTCGAATCGAGGTGGCCCAAGATGATGCCGCGCACGGGTGCCGGGAGCTCAGTTTCGGAAAGCTGGCGGTCACGCCATCCTCGAGCAGGCGGCCGGAACATGAGGCTCGTCGCGTTGTTCGCAAACACGATGCGATCGTCGTGGAGCAGGAGCACGGCGTCGGTAAGGCCGTCGAGGACGGCTCGAAGGTTGGCTTGCTCGGCTTCTGACTCGGCCAAACGGTCGCGCATCTGGGTTCTCAGGTCTGTGAGCGCGTCCGCGAGTTCGGCGAGTCCACCGCCGTCGAGCGGTACCGCGACCCGGAGGTTTCCCTCGGCAATCGAACGTGCTGCGGCAGAGAGGCGTTCGACGGGACTCGCCGCTCGTGCGGAAAGCCGGATCGTGAGCGCGAGCGCGCAGACGAGGGCCGTTGCGAACACGAGCCAGAAGTGTCGCGGGGACGTGACGGTCGTCAACACCCAGCCCGATACGAGCACACCCGCGACCGCGAGGATGCCGGCCGTCAGACGCGCCCGGTACGAGCCGATACGGCGGCGCACAGTGGTGATCACCCTCCGGCGTCGATTGCGTCCGTGGAGACGTCTCCTTTGGGAACCGGGTCGAATCGGTATCCCATACCATGGACGGTGTGGATGTAGTCGTACGCGCTCGGTTCCTCGACCGCTTGGCGGAGTCTGCGGATATGTACGTCGATCGTGCGCGAAGAGGGCAGGAATTCGTAGCCCCATACGTGCCGCGCCAGCCTCTCCCTTGTCTGCAACGTGCCTTCGTTACGGGCGAGCGCTACGAGCAGTTGGAACTCTTTCAACCGTAGCCTGGCGGGCTTTCCTGCCACGCTTACGCGAAGCTCGCTCGGCTCGATGTAGAGGTCCCCTGTCGCGATGGGCTCGTCGGCTGTCAGGACGGCGCGCTCGCGGACGCGGCGAAGGTTTGCCCGGACACGGGCGAGAAGCTCTTCCATCGAGAACGGCTTGGTCATGTAGTCGTCAGCTCCCGCGTCGAGACCGCGAACCTTGTCGCGTTCCTGGTCGAGCGCGGTGACCATTATGATCGCCGTCTGCGAGTCGACTTTACGGAACTGCTCGGCGAAGGAGTAGCCGTCTGTGCCGGGCAACATGATGTCGAGGATGATTACGTCAGGTGGCTCCTCGCGGGCGATCTGCAACGCTTGATAACCGTCGGGGCAAAGGGTGGCGTCGAACCCCGCGCGCCGCAATGCGTACTCGACCGTCTGGCCGATGATGGGATCGTCTTCAACGACGAGGACTCGTGCCATGCTCTGGTCGGTCCTTCCGGTAGGGGGCGGACACGCACATCTTTGCACGGCTTGCGCACGATACAATCCAGTGTAACAATAGTTTTACTCATTGCTTACCGGAGTTTACAAAGGTGCAACCAAACCACCCCTCTTTTCACCATAGCATTCATGTAACCGCCGGACCGATTCCGGTGGGGTGCGTGGCATACTACGGTAAGGAGAGGTATTAAGTGAAAGCGAAGAAGCTATTTTCGTTCGCGCTTGTCGCGGTGCTCTCACTCGGAGTGATGGGCCTCGCGGGGTGTGGCACTGGCACTACGAATGAGCCCGCAGGAGACACTTCGGCCGAGGAACTCACCGGCTCGATCACCGTGGGCGGCTCGGACACGATGGTAAACCTTGCTCAGGCACTCGCCGAGGTCTTCATGGATGAGAACGCTGGTGTCGACATCTCGGTAACCGGTGGCGGCACCGGTACGGGTATCGCCGCGCTTATCAACGGCACCGTTGATTTCGCGAATGGCTCCCGCCCGATGAAGGACGAGGAGAAGGTCGAGGCCGAGGCCGCCAATGGTAGCGCGCCGGTCGAGTACACCGTGGCCTACGATGGTATCGCCGTGATTGTGAACCCCGCGCTCGGTGTCGACGGTCTCACCCTCGCTCAGCTCGGCGCGATCTACCGCGGCGAGATCGTCAACTGGAGCGAGGTGGGCGGTCCCGATAAGGAAATCGTGGTGCTCTCGCGTGATAGCGCGTCAGGCACGTATGAATTCTTCCTCGAGACGGTCGTACAGGCCGAAGACGAGGAAGCCCTATACGCCACGACCGCGCGCCTCCTGCCCTCCACGCAGGCTATCGTCGATGAGACCGTCGCCAACGACGGCGCTATCGGATACGTGGGACTTGGCTACGTTGTTCCGGAGGTGGAGGTGCTCGAGATCGATGGTGTCGCGGCGAGCGCCGGCGTTGTCAAAGACGGTAGCTACACGATTGCCCGTCCGCTGTTCATGTATGCCGCCGTCGAACCGGATGGCGCGGCGCAGGTGTTCATCGAGTGGATCCTCGGTGATGGTCAGGCGGTCGTTGAGGAGCTCGGCTTTGTGACGGTCCAGTAACTGATGAAATCGCCCTTCTTCGAGAAGCGGCGCGGCGGCCGTGTCGGCCGTCCGGTTTCAAGCCGGGCGGCCGACGGGCTTGTCAAGCGCTTGATTGTAATAAACGGGTGGGTTGCGATCGTCATCCTCGCCGCGATATTCGTATTCCTCGCCTTAAACTCGCAGCGGGCTCTTGGCGAGACGGGTTTTCTCACGATGATTACCGGGACGCAGTGGTTTCCGACCATAGACGTACCCCGATTCGGTTTTGTACCTTTGATCGCGGGCTCGGCGCTGGTGACCTTTACCGCGCTTTTCCTGTCCGTGCCAGTGAGTCTTGCGGCCGCGGTGTACATCTCGGAGTTCGCGCCCGGCACCGTAAAAGAGGTCGCAAAGGCGATAACTGAGTTCATGGCGGCGGTGCCCTCAGTCGTCTACGGGTTCATCGGCCTTGCGGTTGTTGTTCCGTGGGTCAAGGAGACGTTCGAGCTCGCCAGCGGGTTTTCCGCGCTTTCCGCAGGCATCGTGCTCGCCTTCATGATCGCACCCACGATCGTGTCGATATCGGAAGACGCGCTGCACGCGGTCCCCGATTCCCTTAGGCAAGGTTCGCTTGCGCTCGGCAACACACGCTGGCAGACGACGTACAAGGTTGTGCTACCCTCGGCGTCTTCCGGAGTGCTCGCCGCCGTGATGCTCGGCATGGGCCGCGCTATCGGCGAGACGATGGCGGTTCTCATGCTCACCGGAAACGCGGCCGTGATTCCGGGTTCGGTGTTTGACTCGGTGCGCACCATCACCGGTACGATCGCCGCCGAGATGGGCAACGCCGTTCAGGGCGGTCTTCATCAATCGGCACTCTTCAACCTCGGCCTCGTGCTGTTCTCGATGACGTTCGTGATCAACCTCATCGCCGACCTGGTGCTTGAGAAGCAGCGCAGGAGGTGGCAGCGGTGAGGAGTGAACGGATCAGGAACGCCCGCATCATCCAGACGCTCGCTATCGGGATTACGGGGGCGGCCGCGGCGTTCATCGTGGGCGCCGCACTCTTTCTCCTTGTGACCATCATCATGCGAGGTGCTCCGGCTATCAGCTGGGAGTTTCTCACCGAGGCCCCCAGGGGGCAGATGAAGGAAGGCGGCATCTTCCCGGTCATCGTGGGGACGCTCGCACTCACCCTCGGGACCGCGGCGATCAGCCTCCCGATTGGGATATCGGCAGGGATATTCCTGTCCGAGTACGCCGGGCGCGGGAAAACCACGCGGCTCGTCCGCCTGGCGATCAGCAACATGGCCGGCGTGCCGTCGATTGTCTACGGTTTGTTTGGCCTTGCGCTCTTTGTCAACCTCGCCGGCCTCGGCAAGTCAATCATCGCCGGTGCCCTGACCCTTGCCTGTCTCACGCTCCCGGTCATCATCACCGCGACTGAGGAGGCGCTCAGGCAGGTACCGTCGGACTTGCGCCAGGCATCGCTCGCGCTCGGTGCGACCCGGTGGCGTACCATCTACAGGATCGTGCTTCCCGCCGCCGCGCCTGGTATTGTGACTGGCTCGATACTTGGGCTGTCACGTGCCGCGGGGGAGACGGCACCGATCCTGTTCACCGCTGTGGCATATTACAAGCGGCAGTTGCCCGAAACGATCTTCACCGACGTGATGGCGTTGCCGTATCACATCTTCATACTGGCTACCCAGGTGACCGGCCGACCGGTCGACATCGTGTGGGGCACCGCTCTGGTGCTCGTGGCGGGCGTGACGGCGGTCAGTGTCGTGGCGGCAGTGTGGCGCTCCAATCAGCGAAGAAGGGTGAGATGGTGACCGATTCCCCACGAAACGACGCGCGCGCGGGCAGTTTCGAACTGTCGGACGTGTCCGTCACGTACGGTCGCGAGACGGCGATCGCGGGTGTGACGATGCACATTTCGCCACGGGCGGTCACCGCGCTCATCGGTCCGTCTGGATGTGGCAAGTCGACACTTCTGCGATGCCTCAATCGCATGAACGACGAGATCAGTAGCGCCTTGGTGGATGGCGTCATCTTGCTCGATGGCAATAACATCTACGCCAAAGAGATGGATCCGGTGGAGCTCCGGACTCGCGTGGGCCAGGTTTTTCAGAAGCCCAACCCGTTTCCGATGAACATCTACGACAATGTCGCGTATGGTCCGCGGACGCAGGGTATTCGCAAGCGTTCAGAGCTTGACGAGGTGGTCGAGCGGTCGCTTGTGCGCGCGGCGCTCTGGGGCGAAGTGAAGAAGGACCTCCGCAAGCATGCGTTCGAGCTCTCTGGAGGGCAACAGCAGCGCTTGTGCATCGCGCGGGCACTTGCGACGCAACCCGATGTGATCTTGATGGACGAACCGGCGTCATCGCTCGATCCGATCTCGACTCAACAGGTTGAAGACACCATCGAAGAGCTCAAGACGTCGGTCACGATCGTCATCGTCACGCATAACATGCAGCAAGCGGCGCGTATCTCGGACAAGACAGCGTTCATGCTCAGGGAGAGCATGGACGAGCCCGCGCAACTTGTTGAGATCGGCGACACGCGCGCGATGTTCACGAACCCTGGCGACAAGAGGACCGAGGCGTACATCACCGGACGCTTTGGCTGATCTGAAGTCACTTTCCAAAACGACAACAGGACGCGCCGAGGGGGGAAGGCGCGTCCTGTCATGTCGTGAGCCGCGTTGCCCGCCTCCGAGGGGGGGAGGAGGAGACGGGTCGCAGTGCTCTGAACGTACGATACAGCAAAGTATGTGCCGGTTCAAAAGTTCGCGTGAGTTACAGAGCCGTGAATCCGCCATCAACCGTGAGCACCGAGCCGGTCACGAACGATGCCTCGTCTGAAAGGAGCCAACTGACCGCGTGAGCGATCTCCTCGGGCGTGCCGAGGCGGTTCAACGCATGCTTGGCCGCGACGAATGAGTGTGCTTCGGATCCGGGCATGACACCGGCGTGCGCTAGCATGTCGCTGCCCACGAAGCCGGGGCTGACAGCGTTCACGCGGATGCCGTGCGCCGCGTACTCAACCGCGGCAGCCCGTGTCACACCGATGACCCCATGCTTTGCTGCCACGTACGCCGGCGCCTGAGGTATCGCCACGAGCCCGAGCACTGAGGACAGGTTCACGATCGCGCCGCCGCCAGCCGCGACCATCGCGGGGAGTTCGTAACGCATGCAGTGAAAGACGCCGTCCAAGTTCACGCTCAGCACCCTGCGCCACTCCTCAGGGTCATACTCACCCGTGATCCCCGCGCTGCCAGGGATACCGTGGTTGTTGACCGCCAGGTGCAGCGTCCCAAACGCCCCGACTGTCGCCGCAACTAGGGTTTCGCACTCCTCGGCGACAGAGACGTCGCACCGGGTGAAAGCGGCGGTGCCACCAGAGTCCAGGATCTCGCGCACCGTCCGCTCGCCACCTGGCTCGTCGACATCGGCGAGCATCACGATCGCGCCTCGCGAGGCGATCTCGAGCGCGACCGCTCGTCCGATGCCGATTGCCGCTCCGGTGACGAGGCCGACCTTACCTTCGAGGGAAGCGCTCATGGTTGTCCCTCCCAGAGTTTGCGCGAAACGTGTTGAGACCGACACCCGCCCGATGCGGACAACGAGCGACCGGTGAGGAGTATCATCGCACTATGGGTCGATTCACGCACTCTCTCGTAACGGATGGCTACGTAACGGTCGACGTCGCGCGCGGGCCTGTGGTTGCGTGCGCGATTCACGCCGGACAGTCGCTGCGTCCGTCGCTGCGTCCCTATGTCGCACTCGACCCCGCCGATCGGCTTCGCGAAGAGGACCCGCACACCGATACGATCGCACGTATCGGGGTTACGCGCGTAGTCGCCCGGCACTCCCGGTTCGAGGTCGATCTCAACCGGCCGCGTGCGGGCGCGGTCTATCGCACGCCCGAAGAAGCGTGGGGGCTCACGGTGTGGAGCGAGTCGCTCCCGGAGACCGAGATCGACCGCTCGCTGCAGCTCTACGACCGCTTCTACGACCTCATGGGGGCCCTTCTCGGCGGGATAGTGGCGCGCCACGGTGCCGCCGTCGTCTTCGACGTGCACTCGTACAACCACCGCCGAGAAGGGCCGGGGGCACCTGTCGACAGCCCGGAGTTTAACCCAGAGGTCAACATTGGGACGGGTTCGCTCGACACAGCGCGCTGGGGTCCTCTCGTAGAGGCGGTGACGAAGCGCTTTGCCGCGCGCGGCCACGACGTGCGCGAGAACGTTAGATTTCGCGGAGGGCACTTCTCGGCGTGGGCGCACGAGATCTTTCGAGGGGACGTGGCCGTTCTCGCGTTTGAGTTCAAGAAGGTGTTCATGGACGAGTGGAGCGGCGTTTGTGACCCCGCGGCCATCGAGCGAACACGCGCTTCGCTCGCTGAATGCGTCGAGTGCGCCGAGCGAGCGGTGACGGGCGGGAAT from Clostridiales bacterium includes the following:
- a CDS encoding putative manganese-dependent inorganic diphosphatase produces the protein MGPVLVFGHKNPDNDSICSAVAYAHLKNLTDAHNVYVPVRLGAVAPETEWVFARFGVALPEEIIHVRTRVRDVMTTDVVTVGADTTMLDVGRIMREHNVRALPVVEDGVVRGLVNQRILAEAYLSETEMRGFADVSVTVGHLVDVLDGELLAGDAAATLSGNVLIGAMEPETMRGYISPGDTIIVGDRRRTQPMALQAGIACLIVSGGHRPAADVLTLAAEKGAAVIATHHDTFGTARLVNLSHTVADIMDTDILTFHPDTLLAEAVEDLFGSTHREALVLDTERRVAGILTRTNVVRGDRRRVVLVDHNEVAQSAPGVEEAAVIEVVDHHRIGDIQTTGPILFLNIPVGATATIVALRYEELGVSIPVAMAGILLAAVLTDTVLLKSPTTTDTDRAVAERLARRVGVDAAEFGMEMFRARGAGRAFSAERVVKADLKEYRAGDNLTAIGQIETVDIAEVMEHVGEVRRVMESLREARGYDLVLLMVTDVVREGSEIIAAGNIRLAERALGISLDGGSAWMEGVLSRKKQVAARLVDAAGA
- a CDS encoding phosphatase PAP2 family protein → MNGRPRSLKGVNPWSRDLGPGLAVVAAGVALVLFLGLTAAILLFPAFQQTDQRISAAVRDVQVPGLIAFAELLTTLGDVVVMVLLTVVGVLLLLLKRWRAEAVLLAVTMAVGMAAGTVLKEVVERARPGIEIARIPVPECYSFPSGHALAAILFFGVIAFVVFVRAERVSVKFGGIIACTLLAVGVALSRVYLGVHYLGDIVASWLLGSAFLTVFVAGYVWRVTARDR
- a CDS encoding response regulator transcription factor codes for the protein MARVLVVEDDPIIGQTVEYALRRAGFDATLCPDGYQALQIAREEPPDVIILDIMLPGTDGYSFAEQFRKVDSQTAIIMVTALDQERDKVRGLDAGADDYMTKPFSMEELLARVRANLRRVRERAVLTADEPIATGDLYIEPSELRVSVAGKPARLRLKEFQLLVALARNEGTLQTRERLARHVWGYEFLPSSRTIDVHIRRLRQAVEEPSAYDYIHTVHGMGYRFDPVPKGDVSTDAIDAGG
- a CDS encoding phosphate ABC transporter substrate-binding protein, with protein sequence MKAKKLFSFALVAVLSLGVMGLAGCGTGTTNEPAGDTSAEELTGSITVGGSDTMVNLAQALAEVFMDENAGVDISVTGGGTGTGIAALINGTVDFANGSRPMKDEEKVEAEAANGSAPVEYTVAYDGIAVIVNPALGVDGLTLAQLGAIYRGEIVNWSEVGGPDKEIVVLSRDSASGTYEFFLETVVQAEDEEALYATTARLLPSTQAIVDETVANDGAIGYVGLGYVVPEVEVLEIDGVAASAGVVKDGSYTIARPLFMYAAVEPDGAAQVFIEWILGDGQAVVEELGFVTVQ
- the pstC gene encoding phosphate ABC transporter permease subunit PstC; the protein is MKSPFFEKRRGGRVGRPVSSRAADGLVKRLIVINGWVAIVILAAIFVFLALNSQRALGETGFLTMITGTQWFPTIDVPRFGFVPLIAGSALVTFTALFLSVPVSLAAAVYISEFAPGTVKEVAKAITEFMAAVPSVVYGFIGLAVVVPWVKETFELASGFSALSAGIVLAFMIAPTIVSISEDALHAVPDSLRQGSLALGNTRWQTTYKVVLPSASSGVLAAVMLGMGRAIGETMAVLMLTGNAAVIPGSVFDSVRTITGTIAAEMGNAVQGGLHQSALFNLGLVLFSMTFVINLIADLVLEKQRRRWQR
- the pstA gene encoding phosphate ABC transporter permease PstA; its protein translation is MRNARIIQTLAIGITGAAAAFIVGAALFLLVTIIMRGAPAISWEFLTEAPRGQMKEGGIFPVIVGTLALTLGTAAISLPIGISAGIFLSEYAGRGKTTRLVRLAISNMAGVPSIVYGLFGLALFVNLAGLGKSIIAGALTLACLTLPVIITATEEALRQVPSDLRQASLALGATRWRTIYRIVLPAAAPGIVTGSILGLSRAAGETAPILFTAVAYYKRQLPETIFTDVMALPYHIFILATQVTGRPVDIVWGTALVLVAGVTAVSVVAAVWRSNQRRRVRW
- the pstB gene encoding phosphate ABC transporter ATP-binding protein — translated: MVTDSPRNDARAGSFELSDVSVTYGRETAIAGVTMHISPRAVTALIGPSGCGKSTLLRCLNRMNDEISSALVDGVILLDGNNIYAKEMDPVELRTRVGQVFQKPNPFPMNIYDNVAYGPRTQGIRKRSELDEVVERSLVRAALWGEVKKDLRKHAFELSGGQQQRLCIARALATQPDVILMDEPASSLDPISTQQVEDTIEELKTSVTIVIVTHNMQQAARISDKTAFMLRESMDEPAQLVEIGDTRAMFTNPGDKRTEAYITGRFG
- a CDS encoding SDR family oxidoreductase; its protein translation is MSASLEGKVGLVTGAAIGIGRAVALEIASRGAIVMLADVDEPGGERTVREILDSGGTAAFTRCDVSVAEECETLVAATVGAFGTLHLAVNNHGIPGSAGITGEYDPEEWRRVLSVNLDGVFHCMRYELPAMVAAGGGAIVNLSSVLGLVAIPQAPAYVAAKHGVIGVTRAAAVEYAAHGIRVNAVSPGFVGSDMLAHAGVMPGSEAHSFVAAKHALNRLGTPEEIAHAVSWLLSDEASFVTGSVLTVDGGFTAL
- a CDS encoding N-formylglutamate amidohydrolase — its product is MGRFTHSLVTDGYVTVDVARGPVVACAIHAGQSLRPSLRPYVALDPADRLREEDPHTDTIARIGVTRVVARHSRFEVDLNRPRAGAVYRTPEEAWGLTVWSESLPETEIDRSLQLYDRFYDLMGALLGGIVARHGAAVVFDVHSYNHRREGPGAPVDSPEFNPEVNIGTGSLDTARWGPLVEAVTKRFAARGHDVRENVRFRGGHFSAWAHEIFRGDVAVLAFEFKKVFMDEWSGVCDPAAIERTRASLAECVECAERAVTGGNAT